The Phyllostomus discolor isolate MPI-MPIP mPhyDis1 chromosome 4, mPhyDis1.pri.v3, whole genome shotgun sequence genome window below encodes:
- the KIAA0408 gene encoding uncharacterized protein KIAA0408 homolog isoform X2, translating into MVGLILRFHFLQRNKLHQAETFLFKTTSSSSIARLASGRTSIGFLPRARRQVRLLQIKQLQNSKKQQKEGRDEQKHPFTNTHAVAMDLHKQWGNPETDWHKEKMELLDQFDNERREWETQWKIMQKKIEELCHEVKLRRKINMSERAKVIDLDHEKTTQDKVVESSRTYPSTGPQEFTGMNHRNDLEKENKTEKSLISEGNQMCKEQKATKKSKVAFMDPLATDDQKECEAWLDPRTSEGAGQGCSGALNTALEELAKVSEELCSFQEEIRKRSNHRRMKSDSFLQEMPNAIRAQEVWPHGGHRINNGQCILPTNLEKEKQKTRRNLNYAGMLQRNSFKKCGIDTIDLQSNETPPVPPPRSTSRNFPSSYPERALESLQESLNLNRQVVQEGPGERNCSPHVLLRHDEMTTLCLNEGKTLKNGIMFSSLAPEAEIDNKHPCKENVGLSMREWNAVIGTKNSPSTLRFQKTCSTPDKLKYEKMVPARPAKSHSDLHGSYDYSSSGTQSSGPLRSFTCGFERTTRNEKLAAKTDEFNRTVFRTDRNCRAIQQNQSYSESSQDLKPYDTLITRIDNVPENDSVSDILQTSTHMPVPRENVPDNPTSKSTTGLVRQIQEHLSPSSYRNMLHEHDWRPSNLSGRPRSADPRSNYGVVEKLLKTYETSTGSAPQNSTCFKDDWPQCNSDVSVEATLDRHLRIIQTEQELQGKTAMCGAQQAKQGIDWKKESMAVKSSHGKGFSRPARPANRRLPSRWASRSPSAPPALRSTAHCSSISLRSEASLV; encoded by the exons GCAAGTGAGACTGCTTCAAATAAAACAACTCCAAAATTccaagaaacaacaaaaagaaggcaGAGACGAGCAGAAACACCCCTTCACTAACACTCACGCGGTTGCCATGGACCTGCACAAGCAGTGGGGGAACCCAGAGACTGACTGGCACAAGGAGAAGATGGAGTTACTGGACCAGTTTGACAATGAAAGGCGGGAATGGGAAACCCAATGGAAGATCATGCAGAAGAAGATAGAGGAG CTTTGCCATGAAGTAAAGCTTCGGAGGAAAATCAACATGAGTGAACGTGCTAAAGTCATTGATCTTGATCATGAGAAGACCACTCAAGATAAAGTGGTAGAATCTTCTCGAACTTACCCCAGTACAGGACCACAAGAATTTACAGGGATGAATCACAGGAATGATctggaaaaagagaataaaacagagaAGAGCTTAATCAGTGAAGGAAATCAAATGTGTAAAGAACAAAAAGCAACTAAAAAATCAAAAGTAGCATTTATGGATCCTTTGGCCACAGATGACCAAAAGGAATGTGAGGCCTGGCTTGACCCGAGGACTTCCGAGGGAGCGGGCCAGGGCTGTTCCGGCGCCCTCAACACA gcTCTTGAAGAACTTGCCAAAGTCAGTGAAGAATTATGCAGCTTTCAAGAGGAAATTCGAAAGCGCTCTAACCACAGAAG GATGAAGTCAGATTCTTTTCTCCAGGAAATGCCAAATGCAATTAGGGCACAGGAAGTGTGGCCTCATGGAGGCCACAGGATCAACAATGGCCAGTGCATTCTCCCAAcaaatttagagaaagaaaagcaaaaaaccaGAAGGAATCTAAACTATGCTGGTATGCTTCAAAGgaattctttcaaaaaatgtggAATTGATACAATTGATCTGCAAAGTAATGAAACTCCACCAGTGCCTCCTCCAAGAAGCACATCTAGGAATTTTCCCAGCTCATACCCTGAACGAGCCCTTGAAAGTCTGCAGGAAAGTTTAAATCTCAACAGGCAGGTGGTCCAAGAGGGTCCAGGTGAAAGGAACTGCAGTCCTCACGTCCTTCTGAGGCATGATGAGATGACTACACTGTGTCTGAATGAAGGGAAAACTTTGAAAAATGGTatcatgttttcttctttggCACCAGAAGCCGAAATAGATAACAAGCATCCATGTAAAGAAAATGTTGGATTAAGCATGAGGGAATGGAACGCTGTGATAGGCACAAAAAATAGCCCCTCTACCCTGCGGTTTCAGAAAACCTGCTCTACTCCTGATAAgttgaaatatgaaaagatggtccCAGCTCGCCCTGCTAAATCTCATTCTGACCTTCATGGAAGCTATGACTATAGCTCCTCGGGGACACAGAGCAGTGGCCCACTTAGAAGTTTCACTTGTGGCTTTGAAAGGACTACTAGGAATGAAAAGCTGGCAGCAAAGACTGATGAATTTAACAGAACTGTATTTAGAACAGATAGAAATTGTCGTGCAATACAGCAAAATCAAAGCTACTCAGAATCATCTCAAGATCTTAAGCCTTATGATACCTTAATTACTCGTATAGACAATGTACCAGAAAATGACAGTGTGTCTGATATTCTGCAAACCAGTACCCACATGCCTGTGCCTAGAGAAAATGTGCCTGATAATCCCACCAGTAAATCCACAACAGGCCTAGTGAGGCAAATTCAGGAACACCTAAGTCCTAGCAGTTATCGGAATATGCTCCACGAGCATGACTGGAGACCCAGTAATTTGTCTGGCCGACCAAGATCAGCGGATCCTAGGTCAAATTATGGTGTTGTGGAAAAGCTGCTGAAAACCTATGAGACATCTACAGGGTCTGCACCGCAAAATTCTACATGCTTCAAGGATGACTGGCCCCAATGTAATTCTGATGTCAGTGTTGAGGCCACACTGGATCGGCATTTAAGGATAATCCAAACAGAACAAGAGCTTCAAGGAAAAACAGCTATGTGTGGGGCACAGCAAGCGAAGCAAGGAATAGATTGGAAAAAG GAATCCATGGCAGTGAAATCTTCACATGGAAAAGGATTTTCCCGACCCGCTAGACCAGCGAATCGCCGTCTCCCATCCCGATGGGCATCGAGATCTCCATCGGCGCCCCCAGCCTTGCGGAGCACTGCCCACTGCTCTTCTATTTCTCTGCGATCTGAAGCATCACTGGTCTGA
- the KIAA0408 gene encoding uncharacterized protein KIAA0408 homolog isoform X1 produces the protein MVGLILRFHFLQRNKLHQAETFLFKTTSSSSIARLASGRTSIGFLPRARRQVRLLQIKQLQNSKKQQKEGRDEQKHPFTNTHAVAMDLHKQWGNPETDWHKEKMELLDQFDNERREWETQWKIMQKKIEELCHEVKLRRKINMSERAKVIDLDHEKTTQDKVVESSRTYPSTGPQEFTGMNHRNDLEKENKTEKSLISEGNQMCKEQKATKKSKVAFMDPLATDDQKECEAWLDPRTSEGAGQGCSGALNTALEELAKVSEELCSFQEEIRKRSNHRRMKSDSFLQEMPNAIRAQEVWPHGGHRINNGQCILPTNLEKEKQKTRRNLNYAGMLQRNSFKKCGIDTIDLQSNETPPVPPPRSTSRNFPSSYPERALESLQESLNLNRQVVQEGPGERNCSPHVLLRHDEMTTLCLNEGKTLKNGIMFSSLAPEAEIDNKHPCKENVGLSMREWNAVIGTKNSPSTLRFQKTCSTPDKLKYEKMVPARPAKSHSDLHGSYDYSSSGTQSSGPLRSFTCGFERTTRNEKLAAKTDEFNRTVFRTDRNCRAIQQNQSYSESSQDLKPYDTLITRIDNVPENDSVSDILQTSTHMPVPRENVPDNPTSKSTTGLVRQIQEHLSPSSYRNMLHEHDWRPSNLSGRPRSADPRSNYGVVEKLLKTYETSTGSAPQNSTCFKDDWPQCNSDVSVEATLDRHLRIIQTEQELQGKTAMCGAQQAKQGIDWKKVTEESMAVKSSHGKGFSRPARPANRRLPSRWASRSPSAPPALRSTAHCSSISLRSEASLV, from the exons GCAAGTGAGACTGCTTCAAATAAAACAACTCCAAAATTccaagaaacaacaaaaagaaggcaGAGACGAGCAGAAACACCCCTTCACTAACACTCACGCGGTTGCCATGGACCTGCACAAGCAGTGGGGGAACCCAGAGACTGACTGGCACAAGGAGAAGATGGAGTTACTGGACCAGTTTGACAATGAAAGGCGGGAATGGGAAACCCAATGGAAGATCATGCAGAAGAAGATAGAGGAG CTTTGCCATGAAGTAAAGCTTCGGAGGAAAATCAACATGAGTGAACGTGCTAAAGTCATTGATCTTGATCATGAGAAGACCACTCAAGATAAAGTGGTAGAATCTTCTCGAACTTACCCCAGTACAGGACCACAAGAATTTACAGGGATGAATCACAGGAATGATctggaaaaagagaataaaacagagaAGAGCTTAATCAGTGAAGGAAATCAAATGTGTAAAGAACAAAAAGCAACTAAAAAATCAAAAGTAGCATTTATGGATCCTTTGGCCACAGATGACCAAAAGGAATGTGAGGCCTGGCTTGACCCGAGGACTTCCGAGGGAGCGGGCCAGGGCTGTTCCGGCGCCCTCAACACA gcTCTTGAAGAACTTGCCAAAGTCAGTGAAGAATTATGCAGCTTTCAAGAGGAAATTCGAAAGCGCTCTAACCACAGAAG GATGAAGTCAGATTCTTTTCTCCAGGAAATGCCAAATGCAATTAGGGCACAGGAAGTGTGGCCTCATGGAGGCCACAGGATCAACAATGGCCAGTGCATTCTCCCAAcaaatttagagaaagaaaagcaaaaaaccaGAAGGAATCTAAACTATGCTGGTATGCTTCAAAGgaattctttcaaaaaatgtggAATTGATACAATTGATCTGCAAAGTAATGAAACTCCACCAGTGCCTCCTCCAAGAAGCACATCTAGGAATTTTCCCAGCTCATACCCTGAACGAGCCCTTGAAAGTCTGCAGGAAAGTTTAAATCTCAACAGGCAGGTGGTCCAAGAGGGTCCAGGTGAAAGGAACTGCAGTCCTCACGTCCTTCTGAGGCATGATGAGATGACTACACTGTGTCTGAATGAAGGGAAAACTTTGAAAAATGGTatcatgttttcttctttggCACCAGAAGCCGAAATAGATAACAAGCATCCATGTAAAGAAAATGTTGGATTAAGCATGAGGGAATGGAACGCTGTGATAGGCACAAAAAATAGCCCCTCTACCCTGCGGTTTCAGAAAACCTGCTCTACTCCTGATAAgttgaaatatgaaaagatggtccCAGCTCGCCCTGCTAAATCTCATTCTGACCTTCATGGAAGCTATGACTATAGCTCCTCGGGGACACAGAGCAGTGGCCCACTTAGAAGTTTCACTTGTGGCTTTGAAAGGACTACTAGGAATGAAAAGCTGGCAGCAAAGACTGATGAATTTAACAGAACTGTATTTAGAACAGATAGAAATTGTCGTGCAATACAGCAAAATCAAAGCTACTCAGAATCATCTCAAGATCTTAAGCCTTATGATACCTTAATTACTCGTATAGACAATGTACCAGAAAATGACAGTGTGTCTGATATTCTGCAAACCAGTACCCACATGCCTGTGCCTAGAGAAAATGTGCCTGATAATCCCACCAGTAAATCCACAACAGGCCTAGTGAGGCAAATTCAGGAACACCTAAGTCCTAGCAGTTATCGGAATATGCTCCACGAGCATGACTGGAGACCCAGTAATTTGTCTGGCCGACCAAGATCAGCGGATCCTAGGTCAAATTATGGTGTTGTGGAAAAGCTGCTGAAAACCTATGAGACATCTACAGGGTCTGCACCGCAAAATTCTACATGCTTCAAGGATGACTGGCCCCAATGTAATTCTGATGTCAGTGTTGAGGCCACACTGGATCGGCATTTAAGGATAATCCAAACAGAACAAGAGCTTCAAGGAAAAACAGCTATGTGTGGGGCACAGCAAGCGAAGCAAGGAATAGATTGGAAAAAGGTAACAGAG GAATCCATGGCAGTGAAATCTTCACATGGAAAAGGATTTTCCCGACCCGCTAGACCAGCGAATCGCCGTCTCCCATCCCGATGGGCATCGAGATCTCCATCGGCGCCCCCAGCCTTGCGGAGCACTGCCCACTGCTCTTCTATTTCTCTGCGATCTGAAGCATCACTGGTCTGA
- the KIAA0408 gene encoding uncharacterized protein KIAA0408 homolog isoform X3 has translation MDLHKQWGNPETDWHKEKMELLDQFDNERREWETQWKIMQKKIEELCHEVKLRRKINMSERAKVIDLDHEKTTQDKVVESSRTYPSTGPQEFTGMNHRNDLEKENKTEKSLISEGNQMCKEQKATKKSKVAFMDPLATDDQKECEAWLDPRTSEGAGQGCSGALNTALEELAKVSEELCSFQEEIRKRSNHRRMKSDSFLQEMPNAIRAQEVWPHGGHRINNGQCILPTNLEKEKQKTRRNLNYAGMLQRNSFKKCGIDTIDLQSNETPPVPPPRSTSRNFPSSYPERALESLQESLNLNRQVVQEGPGERNCSPHVLLRHDEMTTLCLNEGKTLKNGIMFSSLAPEAEIDNKHPCKENVGLSMREWNAVIGTKNSPSTLRFQKTCSTPDKLKYEKMVPARPAKSHSDLHGSYDYSSSGTQSSGPLRSFTCGFERTTRNEKLAAKTDEFNRTVFRTDRNCRAIQQNQSYSESSQDLKPYDTLITRIDNVPENDSVSDILQTSTHMPVPRENVPDNPTSKSTTGLVRQIQEHLSPSSYRNMLHEHDWRPSNLSGRPRSADPRSNYGVVEKLLKTYETSTGSAPQNSTCFKDDWPQCNSDVSVEATLDRHLRIIQTEQELQGKTAMCGAQQAKQGIDWKKVTEESMAVKSSHGKGFSRPARPANRRLPSRWASRSPSAPPALRSTAHCSSISLRSEASLV, from the exons ATGGACCTGCACAAGCAGTGGGGGAACCCAGAGACTGACTGGCACAAGGAGAAGATGGAGTTACTGGACCAGTTTGACAATGAAAGGCGGGAATGGGAAACCCAATGGAAGATCATGCAGAAGAAGATAGAGGAG CTTTGCCATGAAGTAAAGCTTCGGAGGAAAATCAACATGAGTGAACGTGCTAAAGTCATTGATCTTGATCATGAGAAGACCACTCAAGATAAAGTGGTAGAATCTTCTCGAACTTACCCCAGTACAGGACCACAAGAATTTACAGGGATGAATCACAGGAATGATctggaaaaagagaataaaacagagaAGAGCTTAATCAGTGAAGGAAATCAAATGTGTAAAGAACAAAAAGCAACTAAAAAATCAAAAGTAGCATTTATGGATCCTTTGGCCACAGATGACCAAAAGGAATGTGAGGCCTGGCTTGACCCGAGGACTTCCGAGGGAGCGGGCCAGGGCTGTTCCGGCGCCCTCAACACA gcTCTTGAAGAACTTGCCAAAGTCAGTGAAGAATTATGCAGCTTTCAAGAGGAAATTCGAAAGCGCTCTAACCACAGAAG GATGAAGTCAGATTCTTTTCTCCAGGAAATGCCAAATGCAATTAGGGCACAGGAAGTGTGGCCTCATGGAGGCCACAGGATCAACAATGGCCAGTGCATTCTCCCAAcaaatttagagaaagaaaagcaaaaaaccaGAAGGAATCTAAACTATGCTGGTATGCTTCAAAGgaattctttcaaaaaatgtggAATTGATACAATTGATCTGCAAAGTAATGAAACTCCACCAGTGCCTCCTCCAAGAAGCACATCTAGGAATTTTCCCAGCTCATACCCTGAACGAGCCCTTGAAAGTCTGCAGGAAAGTTTAAATCTCAACAGGCAGGTGGTCCAAGAGGGTCCAGGTGAAAGGAACTGCAGTCCTCACGTCCTTCTGAGGCATGATGAGATGACTACACTGTGTCTGAATGAAGGGAAAACTTTGAAAAATGGTatcatgttttcttctttggCACCAGAAGCCGAAATAGATAACAAGCATCCATGTAAAGAAAATGTTGGATTAAGCATGAGGGAATGGAACGCTGTGATAGGCACAAAAAATAGCCCCTCTACCCTGCGGTTTCAGAAAACCTGCTCTACTCCTGATAAgttgaaatatgaaaagatggtccCAGCTCGCCCTGCTAAATCTCATTCTGACCTTCATGGAAGCTATGACTATAGCTCCTCGGGGACACAGAGCAGTGGCCCACTTAGAAGTTTCACTTGTGGCTTTGAAAGGACTACTAGGAATGAAAAGCTGGCAGCAAAGACTGATGAATTTAACAGAACTGTATTTAGAACAGATAGAAATTGTCGTGCAATACAGCAAAATCAAAGCTACTCAGAATCATCTCAAGATCTTAAGCCTTATGATACCTTAATTACTCGTATAGACAATGTACCAGAAAATGACAGTGTGTCTGATATTCTGCAAACCAGTACCCACATGCCTGTGCCTAGAGAAAATGTGCCTGATAATCCCACCAGTAAATCCACAACAGGCCTAGTGAGGCAAATTCAGGAACACCTAAGTCCTAGCAGTTATCGGAATATGCTCCACGAGCATGACTGGAGACCCAGTAATTTGTCTGGCCGACCAAGATCAGCGGATCCTAGGTCAAATTATGGTGTTGTGGAAAAGCTGCTGAAAACCTATGAGACATCTACAGGGTCTGCACCGCAAAATTCTACATGCTTCAAGGATGACTGGCCCCAATGTAATTCTGATGTCAGTGTTGAGGCCACACTGGATCGGCATTTAAGGATAATCCAAACAGAACAAGAGCTTCAAGGAAAAACAGCTATGTGTGGGGCACAGCAAGCGAAGCAAGGAATAGATTGGAAAAAGGTAACAGAG GAATCCATGGCAGTGAAATCTTCACATGGAAAAGGATTTTCCCGACCCGCTAGACCAGCGAATCGCCGTCTCCCATCCCGATGGGCATCGAGATCTCCATCGGCGCCCCCAGCCTTGCGGAGCACTGCCCACTGCTCTTCTATTTCTCTGCGATCTGAAGCATCACTGGTCTGA